The DNA sequence GGTTGCAAGCCCGGGTGAGGAAACCCTATATGCCTGAATGGCCACAAAGGCATTCAACAATCGGAGTTCCCCATGACCGACGTGATCCTCTACACCCGACAGTTCTGCGGATTCTGCACTGCGGCCAAAAGGTTGCTCGACGGCAAAGGTGTCGGCTACACTGAGCATGACGCAACTTTCTCGCCTGACATGCGGCAAGAAATGATCGCCAAGGCGAATGGCCGGTCGACGTTTCCGCAGATCTTTATCGGCAGCACACATGTCGGCGGATGCGATGAACTGATGGCGCTGGACCGCGCCGGCAAGCTTGACCCGATGCTGACAGGAGCCTGATGAATGCGTGAGTTGATCGTTGCCGCCATCCAGATGCGCTCAGGCGTTACGCCCGCAGCGAACATTGAGTCGATGGAGGTTCTGGTTCGCCAGGCCGCATCGCGCGGCGCGCGCTATGTTCAGACGCCAGAGATGACAGGCGCTCTGGTGAAGAACCGCGAAGCACTTCGCAAAAGCCTCAGATCTGAAGCTGAAGATCCGGTTCTGCGCGCCGCATCGGCACTCGCCACCGAGCTCGGCATCTATCTGCATATCGGATCGACAGCTGTCCATGCGGGAAATGACATGGCGGCCAATCGTGGCGTGGTGTTTGATCCAAATGGCGCGTCACTTGCCAGCTATGACAAGATCCACATGTTCGACGTCGATCTCGACAATGGTGAAAGCTGGCGGGAAAGTTCTACCTATCAGCCCGGTGAAATGGCTGTGACCGTTGATCTCGACGGCGCCCGGCTGGGAATGGGCATTTGCTATGACGTCCGGTTCCCGCATCTGTTTCGCGATCTGGCGCTGGCTGGCGCGGATATCCTGACCGCTCCCGCTGCCTTCACACGGCAGACAGGCGAGGCACATTGGCATGTGCTGCAACGTGCAAGGGCAATTGAAAACGGCGCCTTCATGATTTCGGCAGCGCAGGGTGGTGTGCATGAGGACGGGCGCGAAACCTACGGCCATTCCCTGATTGTCGATCCATGGGGGCGGGTGATTGCGGAAATGCAAGGCGATGAGCCCGGTATTCTTGTCGCCAGTCTGGCGCTTGATGAGGTGAAGGCCGCGCGCTCGAAAATTCCCAACCTGAAGAACGCTCGCAGCTATCGCATCAATAACGGTGTGCAAACGACAATGGGAGAGCAAGTGGCGTGATCCGGTTTTCCCTGCATTGCGAGAAAGATCACGAGTTTGAGGGATGGTTTTCCTCAAGCGCGGATTATGATGCGCAATGCGATCGGGGACTGGTGGAATGTCCGGTTTGCAGTTCCCGCGAGATCAGCAAGGCGCTGATGGCGCCGGCTGTAGCGGTCTCCCGGGAAACGGCGTCGCGACCATTGGCGATGGATCCGGAAAAACGCGACATGATGCGCAAGTTGCGAGGGATGGTTCAGGCCGTCCGGCAGAACTCGGAAGATGTCGGCGACCGGTTTGCCGACGAAGCACGCAAGATCCACCATGGTGAAACCGAAGCCCGCGGAATCATCGGCAAGGCTTCCAGCGAGGACGCGAAATCGTTGATCGAGGAAGGCATCGAAATTGCGCCGTTGCCGGAATTTCCGGACGATTTGAGCTGACATGCCCGCGCCCGGTTTCCATCTGGCGATATACAATTTCGGCCTGCATGTGGCGGCTTACGGCGCGCCGGAAGTGCAGGGGTTTGCACGCCGCGAACCATTGAATTTCGCGGCGGCTGAAAAAGCCTCGGGTTTTGTCGGACGCTCAGGCTATGACGGCGAACCGGGGCCGGGGAGTTGGGGACTCCAGGTTTTTCCCCGGTTCATCATTGGCAGCGGATTTGACAGCGGGCCCTCATCGTTGTCCTCATGGGATGACGTCGAGAGCCTGATGGCATTTTCCTATGCCGGGGTTCATGCCGAAGCCCTCAGGAATGCCCGCAACTGGAACACCAAGAATGATTGGCCGCCTTTGGTGTTGTGGTGGTTTGAAGCGGGCTGTCGTCCGGACTGGCAGCAGGGTGCGAATAAGCTCGAATGGCTGCACGATCATGGACCAGGCCCGGACGCCTTCACCTTCAAGCAACCTTACGGACCGGACGGTGAACCGCTGGAAATTGATCGCGCTCGTGTGAAAGCGCTGATTGAGGCGAATGCGGCTGGTCAACGAGACCTGCTGGAACAGCTCAAGGCCATTCCGGTCTAAACCCGGAACTCATCCAGTTCGCAGCTTAACCGGCCTTCGGCCGCTCGGCGAGCAACATGTAATTGACATCCATGTCGCGCGACAGATTCCACTGGTCCTGAAGCGGATTGTAAGACACGCCGGTGCGGTCGATGATGCTCATGCCGGACGTCACCAGCGGAGTTTCGATTTCGCCCGGGCGCACCAGTTTTTCATATTGATGGGTGCCGCGCGGCAGCCAGCGCAACACATATTCGGCGCCGACGATGGCAAAGGCCATTGCCTTCATGGTCCGGTTTATGGTGGCAACAAACATCAGGCCACCTGGTTTGACCATCTCGGCGCAGGAGGACAGGAACAGGTCGACATCAGCGACGTGCTCGACCACTTCCATGTTGAGCACCACATCAAAGCGCTCGCCGCGTGCGGCCAGGTCCTCGGACGTTATCGCCTCGTAGCTGACATCGACGCCACTCTGGGCCGCATGCAGCGACGCCACCTCGATATTGACGCGGGATGCGTCCGCCCCCAGCACTTCGGCGCCCATCCGGGCCATCGGCTCGCACAAAAGCCCGCCGCCGCAGCCGATGTCGAGGATCCGGATGCCGGCCAAGGGCTTGTCGCTCTTTGGATCCCGCCCAAAATGCGCGGCGATGTGATCGCGGATATAGGTCAGGCGTACCGGGTTGAATTTGTGCAGCGGACGAAACTTGCCCTGCGGATCCCACCATTCGGCTGCCATCGCGGAGAAACGCTCGACTTCGCCTTGATCAATTGTTGTCCGCTCAGCCTGGCTCATCGGTCTCTCCGCGTAAAGAATTCTCGCCATTCAACTCGGGCGTCACGCCGTTGATGTCAAGGGTTGGCGAAGTCGCACGACTGATCCTGTTGCAGGGCGCGGGAAATTTAGCTATGAGACCGCCAACTTCCGCTCCGGAACCCCGGGGCGGTTTTTCTTGCCCGGAAACGGGATTGCCAGCGGATATTGCAATATGGCCCGCATAGTCATGAAGTTTGGCGGCACATCGGTTGCCGACCTTGACCGGATCCACAATGTCGCCCGGCATGTCAAACGTGAAGTTGACGCCGGACACCAGGTTGCTGTGGTCGTTTCTGCAATGGCCGGCAAGACGAACGAGCTTGTTGGCTGGGTGCAGGCCATGCCCAAGATCGCCGGCGCCAGCGCATCATTTTACGATGCCCGCGAATATGACACGATTGTCGCTTCGGGTGAACAGGTGACCAGTGGACTGCTGGCCATCGCGCTGCAGTCAATGGGTGTTGATGCCCGGTCGTGGCAAGGCTGGCAGATTCCGATAAAAACCGACAATGCCCATGCGGCCGCACGGATCGTCGACATTGACGGCGCCGAGCTGATTCGTCGCTTTGAAATGGGACAGGTGGCCGTGGTGGCGGGGTTCCAGGGGATTGGACCCGAC is a window from the Hoeflea sp. IMCC20628 genome containing:
- a CDS encoding DUF3291 domain-containing protein; its protein translation is MPAPGFHLAIYNFGLHVAAYGAPEVQGFARREPLNFAAAEKASGFVGRSGYDGEPGPGSWGLQVFPRFIIGSGFDSGPSSLSSWDDVESLMAFSYAGVHAEALRNARNWNTKNDWPPLVLWWFEAGCRPDWQQGANKLEWLHDHGPGPDAFTFKQPYGPDGEPLEIDRARVKALIEANAAGQRDLLEQLKAIPV
- the ubiG gene encoding bifunctional 2-polyprenyl-6-hydroxyphenol methylase/3-demethylubiquinol 3-O-methyltransferase UbiG, with amino-acid sequence MSQAERTTIDQGEVERFSAMAAEWWDPQGKFRPLHKFNPVRLTYIRDHIAAHFGRDPKSDKPLAGIRILDIGCGGGLLCEPMARMGAEVLGADASRVNIEVASLHAAQSGVDVSYEAITSEDLAARGERFDVVLNMEVVEHVADVDLFLSSCAEMVKPGGLMFVATINRTMKAMAFAIVGAEYVLRWLPRGTHQYEKLVRPGEIETPLVTSGMSIIDRTGVSYNPLQDQWNLSRDMDVNYMLLAERPKAG
- the grxC gene encoding glutaredoxin 3, with product MTDVILYTRQFCGFCTAAKRLLDGKGVGYTEHDATFSPDMRQEMIAKANGRSTFPQIFIGSTHVGGCDELMALDRAGKLDPMLTGA
- a CDS encoding carbon-nitrogen hydrolase family protein; translation: MRELIVAAIQMRSGVTPAANIESMEVLVRQAASRGARYVQTPEMTGALVKNREALRKSLRSEAEDPVLRAASALATELGIYLHIGSTAVHAGNDMAANRGVVFDPNGASLASYDKIHMFDVDLDNGESWRESSTYQPGEMAVTVDLDGARLGMGICYDVRFPHLFRDLALAGADILTAPAAFTRQTGEAHWHVLQRARAIENGAFMISAAQGGVHEDGRETYGHSLIVDPWGRVIAEMQGDEPGILVASLALDEVKAARSKIPNLKNARSYRINNGVQTTMGEQVA
- a CDS encoding DUF1178 family protein, translating into MIRFSLHCEKDHEFEGWFSSSADYDAQCDRGLVECPVCSSREISKALMAPAVAVSRETASRPLAMDPEKRDMMRKLRGMVQAVRQNSEDVGDRFADEARKIHHGETEARGIIGKASSEDAKSLIEEGIEIAPLPEFPDDLS